One segment of Vibrio gazogenes DNA contains the following:
- a CDS encoding glycoside hydrolase family 38 C-terminal domain-containing protein, translating to MSEKTVHVIPHTHWDFEWYFTHPESSVQLVYHMDDLFQALESGQLNQYILDGQMSIVEDYLELAPENRERLQRLVKSDHLKTGPWYTQCDQLIVSGESIVRNLLLGIQAAQSLGKCWMMGYAPDAFGQSIDMPKIYAGFGIRHSVFWRGLSRDTCPWREFNWRSEDGSEVSCYQIRNGYYLAEPQIAGMDPDEIVSMVSQDSRSRHVPFPFGADQIKVDAGLKSRIEHYNQHSRTGHHFVESSYEALFDGIQAQVHEPFVVAGEMIDAQFSKIHRSIYATRYDHKQLNDQVETRLTNVLEPLMVLADFLGIHYKPSLVNNIWKQLLRCHAHDSAGGCNSDRTNQQILQRLVHADQMSAAGVDFLLRKLSESVVSEDTPDSVVFYNTLPYSRCERVVAGIDTEQPFFRLCDEAGESVDYTILSSERCYRGSIRRSESEHDQSLYYYQHQIELRLALPALGLRCLHVTEEHQPPQGNAPQETKHPSQPEIRNSQWTIRCVDGRLALDDHQTGTYWPDFLFIRDMGDDGDNYDYSPPVQDWTLRLDFCEADVQVRCTPLSQTLIFKGVWQLPADLTERQQHKTSAALPYRLELMLADDQPLDLRMEIDNQACDHRMQLVFSTDVMTTGSVADTPFGTVSRPHLHPRIHDWRDKGWKEEPSCIYPLLHHVSLSNAEKTLTLLSCGMKEYEVIQPQNKSAGSLSGESGELALTLFRSVGWLGKPDLQRRPGIASGQQFKYIPTPDSQLLQPLSFRAGMMLSGSFHPAEIMQQWQQFAVPALSYQQQELNRFTNTMKYFGVNPLDKPLPALMSLLHINAPGLVCSAVKRAEVESGGDGVVIRLFNPSSHSLAQAGEIQLPADVVQAFEVNLSEVVCRELAIEAGRVRLGAFAPKQVKTFKFSSVS from the coding sequence ATGAGTGAAAAAACGGTTCATGTGATTCCTCACACGCACTGGGATTTTGAATGGTATTTTACCCATCCCGAATCCTCGGTACAGCTGGTCTATCACATGGACGATCTGTTTCAGGCGCTCGAATCAGGGCAACTGAATCAATATATTCTTGACGGTCAGATGAGTATCGTTGAGGACTATCTCGAACTGGCGCCGGAAAACCGGGAAAGGTTGCAGCGACTGGTGAAAAGCGACCACTTGAAAACCGGCCCGTGGTACACCCAGTGTGATCAGCTCATCGTCAGCGGTGAATCGATTGTCCGGAATTTGTTACTGGGGATTCAAGCGGCACAATCGCTGGGAAAATGCTGGATGATGGGGTACGCACCCGATGCATTTGGTCAGAGTATCGATATGCCGAAAATTTATGCCGGATTTGGCATTCGGCACAGTGTATTCTGGCGGGGATTATCCCGTGATACCTGCCCGTGGCGTGAGTTTAACTGGCGCAGTGAAGATGGCAGTGAAGTCAGTTGTTATCAGATCCGCAACGGCTACTATCTGGCGGAGCCGCAGATTGCCGGGATGGACCCGGACGAAATTGTGTCGATGGTGTCGCAGGACAGCCGCAGCCGTCATGTGCCGTTTCCTTTTGGTGCCGATCAGATCAAAGTCGATGCAGGCCTGAAATCCCGTATTGAGCATTACAATCAACACTCCCGTACCGGACATCACTTTGTTGAAAGCAGCTACGAGGCTTTGTTCGACGGCATTCAGGCGCAGGTGCATGAACCGTTTGTGGTGGCAGGAGAAATGATCGATGCGCAGTTCTCGAAAATTCACCGTTCCATCTATGCCACCCGCTATGATCATAAGCAGCTCAATGATCAGGTTGAAACCCGGCTGACGAACGTACTTGAGCCGCTGATGGTATTGGCCGATTTTCTGGGGATTCATTATAAACCGTCGCTGGTCAACAATATCTGGAAGCAATTGTTGCGCTGTCATGCGCACGACAGTGCCGGTGGCTGTAACAGTGACCGGACCAATCAACAAATTTTGCAACGTCTGGTGCATGCTGATCAGATGTCGGCTGCGGGGGTCGATTTTCTGCTGCGTAAACTGTCCGAATCTGTGGTTTCTGAAGATACTCCGGATAGTGTGGTGTTTTATAATACGCTGCCATATTCCCGCTGTGAGCGCGTTGTTGCTGGTATTGATACGGAACAACCATTCTTTAGGTTATGCGATGAAGCCGGGGAATCCGTTGATTACACCATTTTAAGCTCGGAACGTTGTTACCGGGGGTCTATCCGGCGCAGTGAAAGTGAACATGATCAATCACTGTATTATTATCAGCATCAGATCGAGCTGAGGCTAGCTCTCCCGGCGTTGGGCTTACGTTGTTTGCATGTTACGGAAGAACATCAGCCACCACAGGGGAACGCCCCACAGGAAACAAAGCACCCATCACAGCCGGAAATCCGCAATAGTCAGTGGACGATTCGCTGTGTTGATGGTCGTCTGGCGCTGGATGATCATCAGACCGGAACATACTGGCCGGATTTCCTCTTCATCAGAGATATGGGCGATGATGGGGATAATTATGATTATTCTCCCCCGGTACAGGACTGGACTCTCCGGCTGGACTTCTGTGAAGCGGATGTTCAGGTTCGCTGTACACCGCTCAGCCAGACTTTGATTTTTAAAGGCGTGTGGCAACTGCCGGCCGATCTGACAGAACGGCAGCAACACAAAACATCCGCGGCACTGCCGTACCGGCTTGAACTGATGCTGGCAGATGACCAGCCGCTGGATCTCCGGATGGAGATTGACAATCAGGCGTGTGATCACCGGATGCAACTGGTATTCAGTACTGACGTGATGACCACCGGCAGTGTGGCGGATACCCCATTCGGTACCGTCAGCCGTCCTCACTTACATCCGAGAATCCATGACTGGCGCGACAAAGGCTGGAAGGAAGAACCGTCCTGTATTTATCCGCTGCTGCATCATGTTTCTCTGAGCAACGCAGAAAAAACACTGACACTGCTGAGTTGTGGGATGAAAGAATACGAGGTGATTCAGCCGCAGAACAAATCTGCCGGAAGTCTATCCGGCGAGAGTGGTGAATTGGCACTAACGCTGTTCCGCTCAGTCGGCTGGCTGGGTAAACCCGATCTGCAACGCCGTCCCGGTATTGCTTCGGGTCAACAGTTCAAATACATTCCGACGCCGGACAGCCAACTGTTACAGCCTTTGTCATTCCGCGCTGGGATGATGCTGAGTGGCTCGTTTCATCCGGCAGAGATCATGCAGCAGTGGCAACAATTCGCAGTGCCTGCGTTGAGCTATCAGCAGCAGGAGCTCAATCGCTTTACCAATACGATGAAGTACTTCGGGGTGAATCCGCTGGATAAGCCGTTGCCTGCTTTGATGAGTCTGCTTCATATCAATGCGCCGGGACTGGTTTGCAGCGCCGTGAAACGGGCCGAAGTAGAATCCGGTGGCGATGGTGTGGTGATCCGGTTGTTTAATCCGTCTTCTCATTCATTGGCGCAGGCCGGAGAAATTCAGCTTCCGGCCGATGTAGTACAAGCGTTTGAAGTCAATCTCAGTGAAGTGGTGTGCAGAGAATTAGCGATTGAGGCGGGGCGGGTCCGGTTGGGGGCGTTTGCACCGAAACAGGTGAAAACCTTCAAATTTTCGTCTGTCAGTTGA
- a CDS encoding MurR/RpiR family transcriptional regulator, which translates to MNNDLQMTIAYARVKFTRKEHQIADYLLANPVPDKIDQLAKQIDVSASSLTRFTKKLGFSSFKEFYYRYQQQLNEKTPFTADEQHSALHHEYVNIIHRVYELLDGNTAEKLSQDIHSRPGFHVFGAGFSTLVAQDLKLRFRRLGKFVDIIADVDSMDMYGPLLQAGDLLLVISLNGRNERLVKYLHTLKERGVTLVCMTSDKKSRMAVLADYVLLTSSLHGEESTGMISAQLPLLMAVDFLYCRYITLFRDSIDTWMETEKNYLLPKKPE; encoded by the coding sequence ATGAATAACGATTTGCAAATGACCATCGCTTATGCACGGGTTAAGTTTACCCGCAAAGAGCACCAGATTGCGGACTATCTGCTGGCCAATCCCGTGCCGGATAAGATTGACCAACTGGCAAAGCAGATCGATGTATCCGCTTCTTCGCTGACCCGGTTTACCAAAAAGCTGGGATTCTCCTCTTTCAAGGAATTTTACTACCGTTATCAGCAGCAGTTGAATGAGAAAACACCGTTTACAGCGGACGAGCAACATAGTGCGTTGCACCATGAATACGTCAATATCATTCACCGGGTGTATGAGCTGCTTGACGGAAACACAGCGGAAAAGCTGAGTCAGGATATTCATTCTCGGCCGGGGTTTCATGTCTTTGGTGCTGGGTTCAGTACACTGGTGGCGCAGGATTTGAAGTTGCGTTTCCGGCGGCTTGGAAAATTCGTTGATATTATTGCTGACGTCGATTCAATGGATATGTACGGTCCGTTGTTACAGGCCGGAGATTTGTTGCTGGTGATCTCACTGAACGGGCGGAATGAGCGGCTGGTGAAATATCTTCATACCCTGAAAGAGCGTGGGGTCACATTGGTTTGTATGACGTCGGATAAAAAATCACGGATGGCGGTGCTGGCGGATTATGTTTTACTGACATCATCACTCCACGGAGAAGAATCAACAGGTATGATTTCGGCGCAGTTACCTTTACTGATGGCAGTTGATTTTCTTTATTGTCGCTACATTACTCTGTTTCGCGATTCGATCGACACTTGGATGGAAACTGAGAAGAATTATCTGCTTCCGAAAAAACCAGAATAA
- a CDS encoding MarR family transcriptional regulator — protein sequence MRLAHKRNVQNKLQKRMKAFAVKPTLKQSDTKTQTPVSASQPKVAKIVNENLTPKQAQVLNIVTQHADGINPKSIGLEAGQEETKAASWATGALKKLLEDNFVEKVQLAGNKVLYKRA from the coding sequence ATGAGACTTGCTCACAAGCGTAATGTGCAGAATAAACTGCAAAAGCGCATGAAAGCCTTTGCTGTAAAACCGACTTTAAAACAGTCTGACACTAAGACGCAGACCCCCGTTTCTGCGAGTCAGCCAAAGGTAGCGAAAATCGTCAACGAAAATCTCACCCCGAAGCAGGCTCAAGTGTTGAATATTGTGACTCAACATGCTGATGGGATTAACCCGAAAAGCATAGGGCTAGAAGCGGGTCAGGAAGAAACAAAAGCGGCTAGCTGGGCAACAGGGGCACTGAAAAAACTTTTAGAAGACAATTTTGTTGAGAAAGTGCAACTGGCGGGGAATAAGGTACTTTATAAACGCGCCTAA
- a CDS encoding BCCT family transporter: MTKGIDKYSIDSTDYTVGQDNVQKWGFDVHNPVFGISAGLILLFLVATLVADPETAKSVLDGIKWKIIGNFDWLFIWSGNIFVVFCLILVVSPFGKIRLGGKSATADYSYISWLAMLFAAGMGIGLMFWSVAEPVAYYTGWYKTPLNVAAYSPEAAKLALGATMFHWGLHPWAIYGVVALSLAFFCYNKGLPLSIRSIFYPILGDRAWGWPGHLVDILAVVATLFGLATSLGLGAQQAASGIHHVFGIEAGIGLQMIVIIVVTMLAVVSVVRGIDGGVKVISNINMIIAFLLLIAVGLIGYAVTFDSIKTTLLAYIENIIPLSNPHGREDVAWFQGWTVFYWAWWISWSPFVGMFIARVSKGRTVREFITAVLFVPTLVTVVWMSVFGGMAIDQVVHQVGELGHKGITEVSLAMFQMFDVLPYGKILSLIGVVLVLVFFITSSDSGSLVIDSITAGGKVDAPVPQRIFWASIEGAIAIALLWIGGTEAVQALQAGAISTALPFTFILLMMCVSLVMGMKTERLD, from the coding sequence ATGACCAAAGGTATTGATAAGTATAGTATCGACAGTACCGATTACACTGTCGGGCAGGATAATGTGCAGAAATGGGGTTTTGATGTCCATAACCCTGTATTTGGTATTAGCGCGGGGCTGATCCTGTTGTTCCTGGTTGCAACACTCGTTGCTGATCCTGAAACTGCAAAATCTGTTTTAGACGGTATCAAATGGAAAATCATCGGTAATTTTGACTGGCTGTTTATTTGGTCTGGTAATATTTTTGTGGTTTTCTGTTTGATTCTTGTAGTTTCACCATTCGGCAAAATTCGTTTGGGTGGAAAATCGGCAACGGCCGATTACTCTTATATCTCTTGGCTGGCGATGTTATTTGCTGCCGGTATGGGGATAGGCTTGATGTTCTGGAGTGTTGCTGAACCAGTGGCGTACTATACAGGGTGGTATAAAACGCCGTTAAATGTTGCAGCATATTCACCGGAGGCTGCGAAGCTTGCTCTGGGTGCGACGATGTTCCACTGGGGATTGCATCCGTGGGCTATTTATGGGGTTGTTGCCCTTTCTCTTGCATTCTTCTGCTATAACAAAGGGTTGCCATTATCAATCCGCTCAATCTTTTATCCGATACTCGGGGATCGAGCTTGGGGATGGCCCGGACATTTGGTTGATATCCTTGCCGTGGTTGCCACGTTATTTGGATTGGCAACATCATTGGGACTTGGTGCACAACAAGCAGCAAGTGGTATCCATCATGTCTTCGGCATTGAAGCTGGTATAGGGTTGCAGATGATTGTCATTATTGTCGTTACCATGTTAGCTGTTGTTTCAGTGGTTCGTGGTATTGATGGTGGTGTCAAAGTCATTTCGAATATCAACATGATCATCGCTTTCTTACTGTTGATCGCTGTAGGTTTGATTGGCTATGCTGTTACGTTTGACTCGATTAAAACCACGTTACTTGCCTATATTGAAAATATTATTCCTTTGAGTAATCCGCATGGCCGTGAAGATGTAGCATGGTTCCAAGGCTGGACTGTATTCTACTGGGCTTGGTGGATCTCTTGGTCACCATTTGTCGGTATGTTTATTGCCCGGGTTTCAAAAGGCCGTACTGTGAGAGAATTTATTACAGCGGTACTTTTTGTTCCGACACTTGTGACAGTGGTTTGGATGTCTGTATTCGGTGGTATGGCGATTGATCAAGTGGTTCATCAAGTTGGTGAATTGGGCCATAAAGGGATTACAGAAGTTTCACTGGCGATGTTCCAGATGTTTGATGTCTTGCCTTACGGTAAAATACTTTCTTTAATTGGCGTTGTATTAGTTTTGGTATTTTTTATTACCTCTTCTGACTCCGGTTCATTGGTTATCGATAGTATTACCGCTGGTGGTAAGGTTGATGCTCCTGTGCCTCAGAGAATTTTCTGGGCTTCGATTGAAGGGGCTATTGCCATTGCATTGTTATGGATTGGTGGCACAGAAGCGGTTCAGGCATTGCAAGCGGGTGCTATTTCGACAGCGCTGCCATTTACATTTATCCTGCTGATGATGTGTGTCAGTCTGGTTATGGGAATGAAAACCGAACGATTAGATTAA
- a CDS encoding ROK family protein, whose protein sequence is MLIGFDIGGTKTEVCVLDHAGHTQFKQRIPTPQTYNEFVETVVGLITHAEAQVGESCQVGIGLPGAVSPATGLIKNANCTFLNGHDLQADLARASGKTIHIANDANCFALSEAVDGAGKDGAVVFGAILGTGCGGGLILNKQVWGGRNAIGGEWGHNPLPGYLPAKDGPVRPCYCGRDNCVEQFISGTGLEKSYTIKTDKTLAAPDIIALMQQGDSLATECYQQMIDQMGRSFAALINILDPDVIVLGGGLSNVDALYRDLPQATIPYLFTDVADLCFKKAAFGDSSGIRGAAWLGR, encoded by the coding sequence ATGTTAATAGGATTTGATATCGGTGGAACAAAAACCGAAGTGTGTGTGCTTGACCATGCCGGTCATACGCAGTTCAAACAGAGAATACCCACGCCGCAGACTTACAACGAGTTTGTTGAAACGGTGGTGGGGTTGATCACACATGCGGAAGCACAGGTCGGCGAATCATGTCAGGTTGGTATTGGGCTTCCGGGGGCTGTCAGTCCTGCGACCGGGCTGATTAAAAATGCCAATTGTACGTTTTTAAATGGGCATGATTTACAGGCTGATTTAGCCCGCGCCAGCGGGAAAACCATCCATATTGCCAATGATGCCAACTGTTTTGCCTTGTCTGAGGCAGTGGATGGGGCCGGAAAAGATGGAGCCGTTGTCTTTGGTGCAATTTTAGGGACTGGTTGTGGCGGCGGCCTGATTCTGAATAAACAGGTCTGGGGCGGCCGGAACGCAATCGGTGGTGAGTGGGGCCATAATCCGTTGCCCGGATATTTACCGGCCAAAGATGGTCCGGTGCGGCCTTGTTATTGTGGACGGGACAACTGTGTTGAACAGTTTATTTCCGGCACTGGGCTGGAAAAGAGTTACACCATTAAAACTGACAAGACACTTGCTGCACCGGACATCATCGCACTGATGCAGCAGGGTGATTCATTGGCGACTGAATGTTATCAACAGATGATTGATCAGATGGGCAGAAGTTTTGCCGCGCTGATTAATATCCTCGATCCGGATGTGATTGTACTGGGCGGTGGATTGTCGAATGTTGATGCACTGTACCGGGATTTACCTCAGGCAACGATACCGTATTTGTTTACGGATGTTGCGGATTTATGCTTCAAGAAGGCAGCATTCGGGGATAGTAGCGGAATCCGTGGTGCCGCGTGGTTGGGGCGCTAA
- a CDS encoding DUF2982 domain-containing protein, with translation MQTVHLSNFEFDFQQRSVRLTIIAYATVALLIIMTANTLSLALVYTALFFGVAVLLYWLLRKSQVRYTLTATHFQQHTFRGGWVIKWNNIQEINQCTYNIDGWHQPLPWVGIRLKSYSPYLNSICPRIISEILLSQRGLLYLGMKQHHIQLSEFEDIVLDPSLYRSVDGQLYSGLLAMLANRMSYQRNYHGYDIFIPMSDLGIQGDELIGMARRYIAAAEPELSHQ, from the coding sequence ATGCAGACGGTTCATCTTTCAAATTTTGAATTTGATTTTCAGCAGCGATCTGTACGTTTAACGATAATTGCGTATGCCACGGTCGCCCTGCTTATCATCATGACGGCAAACACACTCTCTCTGGCTTTGGTTTATACTGCATTATTCTTCGGAGTCGCAGTGCTACTTTATTGGCTGCTCCGCAAAAGTCAGGTGCGCTATACGCTGACCGCAACCCATTTCCAACAACATACGTTTCGCGGCGGTTGGGTTATCAAATGGAATAATATCCAAGAGATTAACCAATGCACCTACAACATTGATGGCTGGCATCAACCGCTACCATGGGTCGGTATCCGCTTGAAGTCCTACTCACCTTATCTAAACAGTATTTGCCCACGTATTATCAGTGAGATATTACTGTCTCAACGTGGATTGCTCTATCTGGGCATGAAACAACATCATATCCAACTCTCTGAGTTTGAAGACATTGTTTTGGATCCGAGTTTATATAGATCAGTAGACGGACAGCTATATTCCGGTTTACTGGCGATGCTGGCAAACCGAATGAGCTACCAAAGAAATTATCATGGGTATGATATATTCATCCCCATGAGTGATTTGGGCATTCAAGGAGATGAACTGATTGGAATGGCCCGGCGCTATATTGCAGCAGCAGAGCCGGAGCTATCTCATCAATAG
- a CDS encoding MarR family winged helix-turn-helix transcriptional regulator, which yields MEKHEEVLVAIRQIIRAIDLHSKKLSKIAGLTGPQLILMRSIEQLGEVTIRELSRNTNMSQATATTILDRLERNGYVRRVRSVTDKRKVHAHLTEFGQELLHKAPQPLQDNFVSQFQQLEEWEQTLLLSSIQRLSAMMKADNIDVAPMLEIGSILNHE from the coding sequence TTGGAAAAACATGAAGAAGTACTGGTTGCTATACGCCAGATCATCCGAGCTATTGACCTTCATTCAAAGAAATTAAGTAAAATTGCAGGACTCACGGGACCGCAACTGATACTGATGCGCTCTATCGAACAGTTAGGTGAAGTCACGATACGTGAACTTTCTCGTAATACGAATATGAGTCAGGCGACAGCTACGACCATTCTTGATCGTCTGGAAAGAAATGGTTATGTACGCCGCGTTCGTAGCGTAACAGACAAGAGAAAAGTTCACGCTCATCTGACGGAATTCGGTCAGGAGCTGTTACATAAAGCACCGCAACCTTTGCAGGATAATTTTGTGTCTCAATTTCAGCAATTGGAAGAGTGGGAACAAACGTTATTGCTATCTTCGATTCAGCGTCTTTCAGCAATGATGAAAGCAGATAATATCGATGTGGCGCCGATGTTAGAAATCGGTAGTATTTTGAATCACGAGTAA
- a CDS encoding MBL fold metallo-hydrolase: MSLQYRIVPVTAFAQNCSIVWCDETMKGIVIDPGGDENHLTEVIQEIGVQIVHIVLTHGHLDHVGGTQGLQQSLGAVDIIGPHQADRFWLQELENQSQMFGFPRTISFDPDQWLNEGDSVSFGQQVLQVYHTPGHTPGHVCLFSESAKVAFVGDVLFQGSIGRTDFPQGDFETLIRSIKTKLWPLGNDVTFIPGHGPQSTFGHERASNPFVADEMPLY; the protein is encoded by the coding sequence ATGTCTCTGCAATATCGAATAGTCCCCGTAACGGCTTTTGCTCAGAATTGTTCAATTGTTTGGTGTGATGAAACCATGAAGGGCATCGTGATTGATCCCGGTGGTGATGAAAATCATCTTACAGAAGTGATTCAGGAGATAGGCGTACAAATTGTACATATCGTTTTAACGCATGGACATCTCGATCATGTTGGTGGTACGCAGGGGTTGCAACAATCGCTTGGTGCTGTCGATATTATTGGCCCTCATCAGGCTGATCGGTTTTGGCTACAAGAGCTGGAAAATCAAAGTCAGATGTTTGGTTTTCCCCGGACGATATCATTTGACCCCGATCAGTGGTTGAATGAGGGGGATTCGGTCTCTTTTGGTCAGCAAGTGCTTCAGGTTTATCACACACCGGGTCATACACCGGGTCATGTTTGTTTGTTCAGTGAGTCAGCGAAGGTTGCTTTTGTCGGTGATGTTTTGTTTCAGGGAAGTATCGGAAGAACAGACTTTCCTCAAGGCGACTTCGAGACGTTAATTCGTTCGATCAAAACTAAGCTTTGGCCATTGGGCAATGATGTTACGTTTATTCCCGGGCATGGCCCACAATCAACATTTGGTCATGAACGTGCTTCAAATCCTTTTGTTGCTGATGAAATGCCTCTCTATTGA
- a CDS encoding 3'-5' exonuclease, with amino-acid sequence MLKKLLKAPSIDWQKKYQLKQKRVTHPSLNYFYQQLLPNADTPIEEIEFLALDFETTGLNPAKDEIVTIGAVPFTLDRIQLSQCKHWLVKPRRPLKESSIIVHGITHTDIMDAPDLNEFLDDILHLMAGKIIVVHYYPIERQFLDQALKKRIKEGIEFPVVDTMNIEERILAQQSGGIFNLMNGFKKKPSVRLGNTRERYGLPLYPLHDALLDALATAELLQAQIAHHYDRTRPVSDFWI; translated from the coding sequence ATGCTAAAAAAACTATTGAAAGCCCCCAGCATTGACTGGCAAAAAAAGTATCAACTCAAACAGAAGCGGGTCACGCACCCGTCTCTCAACTATTTTTATCAACAATTACTACCGAATGCAGATACCCCGATTGAGGAAATCGAGTTTCTGGCTCTTGATTTTGAAACCACAGGGCTGAATCCGGCTAAAGATGAAATCGTAACGATTGGCGCGGTACCTTTTACGCTGGATCGAATCCAACTGAGTCAGTGCAAACATTGGCTGGTGAAACCTCGTCGTCCCTTGAAGGAATCATCCATCATTGTTCATGGCATCACGCATACGGATATTATGGACGCTCCTGATTTAAATGAGTTCCTCGATGATATTCTCCATCTTATGGCGGGGAAAATAATCGTCGTGCATTACTATCCGATAGAACGCCAGTTTCTCGATCAGGCACTTAAAAAAAGAATTAAAGAAGGCATCGAGTTTCCGGTTGTTGATACCATGAATATTGAAGAAAGGATTTTGGCACAGCAATCCGGTGGTATTTTCAATCTCATGAACGGTTTTAAGAAAAAACCGTCAGTACGCTTAGGAAATACCAGAGAGCGCTACGGGCTACCGCTCTATCCACTCCATGATGCACTGCTTGATGCACTCGCAACGGCAGAACTGCTTCAGGCACAGATCGCCCATCACTATGATCGCACTCGCCCAGTCAGTGATTTTTGGATATAA
- a CDS encoding GTP cyclohydrolase II has protein sequence MADVRARVDLKVGAKSDIDAEILSFNGLNTEKEHIALIFKSADLNQEIPLVRMHSECLTGDVFHSSRCDCGEQLEETITKMGELGGIILYLRQEGRGIGLYNKIDAYRLQNQGLNTYEANRELGFDDDLREFSEAAQMLKALNITKIRLVTNNPKKVNDLKTHGIEIVEIVHTAAHIKAGNTDYLKAKVSYGKHKLSL, from the coding sequence ATGGCGGATGTCCGAGCCAGAGTGGATTTAAAAGTTGGAGCAAAAAGTGATATTGATGCTGAGATCCTCTCTTTTAACGGTTTGAATACAGAGAAAGAACACATTGCTTTGATTTTTAAATCTGCAGACTTAAATCAAGAAATTCCTTTAGTGAGAATGCATTCAGAGTGTCTGACCGGTGATGTGTTCCACTCATCAAGATGTGACTGTGGTGAACAACTAGAAGAAACGATTACTAAAATGGGAGAATTGGGTGGAATCATCCTTTATCTTCGTCAAGAAGGGCGAGGGATTGGTTTGTATAATAAAATTGATGCGTATCGACTTCAAAATCAGGGATTGAATACTTACGAGGCAAACCGAGAGCTTGGTTTTGATGACGATCTCAGAGAATTTTCTGAAGCTGCGCAAATGCTGAAAGCACTGAATATCACAAAAATTCGCTTAGTCACGAACAACCCCAAGAAAGTGAATGATTTGAAAACACACGGCATTGAAATTGTCGAGATTGTCCATACGGCAGCCCATATTAAAGCTGGTAATACCGACTATCTGAAAGCAAAAGTCAGTTATGGTAAGCATAAACTCTCATTGTAA